The Flavobacterium commune genome contains the following window.
ATGTCGCTTGTATCTAATTTTCCATCCTTATTAGTATCCACATCATACATGGTATATACTAAAATTTGCTTGTTGGTTTTATCGGCAATCGCTTTTAAATACGTAACTGTCAAAATCAAAGCAGGCTTATCAGTTAATGATTTTATCGAATCAGAATCTATTTTTTGAAACTTTAAATTTTGCAAATAACCCGTAATTTCATCGTCACCCAAATTAGAAACTGTAAAACTCAAATCGATCACACTGGAAGAACCATACTTAACTTTTGTCCCTTTCTCATAGACTCTTAAATCGCCAACAGGATGAATCAAATAATTTGTTCCTTCCATCTGAATTGGTAAATCAGCAATAGCAATCTGAGTCGAATCTATTTTAGTCATCGACTTATCGTTGTTAGTAGAATTATAAATCACTTTGGGTTTTTCTACTTCTTTTTTACAACTCACCAAAAGTAAGATGGCTATATTTATCAAGACTATAGGTAGTGCTTTCATACGAATGTGATATTAAAATATTTTCAAATGTAATGATTTTTAAAAATGCTTTTGAATTTTAAACTTAATTTATGACATAATCCTACAACAATAAAACTCCCGAAACAATTGCTTTATTACAATTTAGCATTCAATTTCAAATTGAACATTCTTGTAGTCATATAATTAGGTACCGCATATTCATTTTTCGAATAAACATCACGCACCCAGGTATTGGTAATTGCGTTTTGATTATTAAACAAATTGAATATTTCCAAACCAATAGACAATTCTTTAAAATTGCCTAACCAATTCTTCTTTTTTGTGTTTCCATCAGTTAAAACTTTTGAAAAACCAATATCAGCCCTACGATAATCATTCAACCGATTTTGATAAACATAAGGATCAGCATAAGAAGGGGAACCTCCTGGCAATCCCGTATTGTAAACCAAATTCAAATACACTTTCATACTGGGAATACTAGGCATATAATCTTGAAACAAAACAGCAAATTTCAGTCTTTGATCTGTTGGTCGGGCAAT
Protein-coding sequences here:
- a CDS encoding CREC-EF hand family protein — its product is MKALPIVLINIAILLLVSCKKEVEKPKVIYNSTNNDKSMTKIDSTQIAIADLPIQMEGTNYLIHPVGDLRVYEKGTKVKYGSSSVIDLSFTVSNLGDDEITGYLQNLKFQKIDSDSIKSLTDKPALILTVTYLKAIADKTNKQILVYTMYDVDTNKDGKLDTSDIKSLYLSDISGENFTKISADFQELIDWNLIESKNRLYFRTVEDTNKNGQFDKNDVVQYGYINLLAKDWEVVNYEPI